The following is a genomic window from Synergistaceae bacterium.
TTGTTGGAGGCGGTCAAAACCGGCAGGGCGGATGCCGCCATTCAGTCTGAGGTCGTTGTGGAGGCCCTGGCGGCGGAGGAAGCGTATCCGGAACTGGAGTTCCTTTACATTCCCGAGGACGTTTACGTCATCGAAGCGGCGTTGGTGTTTCACGAGCCGGCGCTCAGGGACCGGTACAACGAATTTTTGAAGGGCCTGGAGGCCGACGGCGTGCTGGACGACATGAACCGGCGCTGGCTGAGCAAAAAAATTCCGGACGCCCTGCCGGAGATTCCTCTTGACGGCAAAAACGGAACTCTCGTGGCGGCGGAAGCCTCCGGTTACGCGCCCATGGCGTTTATCGGGCCCGGCAACGAGCTGATCGGCTTCGACATCGAACACATGCGCCGTTTCGCCCAATACCTCGGCATGAACCTGCGTGTGGACGACATGGACTACGCCGGTATTCTGCCTTACGTTCAGTCCGGCAGGGCCGATGTGAGCGCGTGCATGGTCCTGGTCACCGAGGAAAGAAGAAAAAACGCTCTGTTCGGGGACCCGGTCCAGCGGTACCGTACCGTGCTGGCGGTTCGCAGAACGGAAGGGTCGGTCGGCGGAAACGCGGGTGTTTCCGAGGACAGCGCCGCGCCTCCAGGCGGGGCTGAAAGAAAGGATTTTTCCTTGTGGGAAAGGCTGAAGGCCGCGGTTCAGAAAAATCTCGTTCAGGACGGACGCTGGAAGATGGTGCTGTCCGGTCTGGGAGTGACGCTGGAGATATCCCTGCTGGCCATGTTCTTCGGCACTCTGCTGGGGTTCCTGCTCTGCTGCGCGCTGCTCTGCGGAAACAAAATCGTGCGGGGCGCGGTCAGAGCCTACGGCGCTCTGATACAGGGCACGCCCATGGTGGTTTTGTTGATGGTGGCCTATTACATTCTTTTTTCCGACGTAAAGGTTTCCTCGATCCTCATCGCCGTTGCGGCCTTTGCCCTGGCGGAAGCCGTCGGCATCGGAGGCAACCTCAAAAACGCCATCGACACGGTGGACGTCACCCAGATCGAAGCGGCGCGAAGCATGGGCTTCAGCCGACTCCAGACGTTTTTCATCGTGACTCTGCCCCAGGCCGTTCGGGTGGCTCTGCCGGGATACACCAGCGGCTTCGTGAGTCTGGTGAAGTCCACGGCCATCGTGGGCTACATCGCCATCTCCGACCTGTCCCGGGTGGGAGACATCATTCGCGCCAGAACCTTCGACGCCTACTTCCCGCTGCTGATGGTGGCGGTGATTTATCTGGTCATCACCGGAATTTGCGTCCGCTTCTTCAAATGGGCGATCAGGAAAGTCAACAGGGAGGTGTCGCCATGAGCCTGATCAAAGTCAGCGGATTGACGAAGCGGTTCGGGAACGTCGCGGTGCTGAACGGCATCGATGCGGAGATCGAAAAAGGCGAAGTGGTTTCCATCATCGGGCCCTCGGGCACGGGCAAGAGTACCTTCCTGCGCTGCCTGAACCTGCTGGAGAAGCCCAGCAGCGGAGAGATCGTCTTCGACGGCGCGCGCCTCACCGACCGCGGGGCGAACATCGACGCCGCGCGGAGGAAAATGGGCATGGTGTTCCAGAATTTCGGACTGTTCAGCCACATGAGCGTCCTGGATAACCTCACGGTTGGGCCCGTAAGGCTGCTCAGGAAGCCGCGTAAAGAAGCGGAAGATCGCGCTATGAGCCTTTTGAAGACGGTGGGTCTGACGGAGCGGGCGCAATACAGACCAGGCCAGCTTTCCGGAGGACAGAAGCAGCGCGTCGCCATCGCGCGGTGCCTGGCCATGGACCCGGAGGTCATTCTGTTCGACGAGCCCACGTCGGCCCTGGATCCGACCATGGTGGGCGAAGTCCTGGCGGTCATTCGCCGCCTGGCGGGAGAGGGGATGACGATGCTCATCGTGACCCACGAAATGGCCTTCGCTCACGACGCGTCCAGCCGCGTGTTTTACATGGACGAGGGAGTGATTTACGAGGAAGGGATGCCGGAGGTGATTTTCTCCGCGCCGAAAAAAGAAAAGACGAAAGCCTTTATTTTCAAGGTGAAAACCTTCAACTACGAAATCAAATCGCGGGACTTCG
Proteins encoded in this region:
- a CDS encoding ABC transporter substrate-binding protein/permease, whose product is MTQKWTTPVFFFVAVVWALFLFGAPAGEAAAWDPTKFSGKRIAAVTGDDLARVARELLNAGDVVLFPHMGDLLEAVKTGRADAAIQSEVVVEALAAEEAYPELEFLYIPEDVYVIEAALVFHEPALRDRYNEFLKGLEADGVLDDMNRRWLSKKIPDALPEIPLDGKNGTLVAAEASGYAPMAFIGPGNELIGFDIEHMRRFAQYLGMNLRVDDMDYAGILPYVQSGRADVSACMVLVTEERRKNALFGDPVQRYRTVLAVRRTEGSVGGNAGVSEDSAAPPGGAERKDFSLWERLKAAVQKNLVQDGRWKMVLSGLGVTLEISLLAMFFGTLLGFLLCCALLCGNKIVRGAVRAYGALIQGTPMVVLLMVAYYILFSDVKVSSILIAVAAFALAEAVGIGGNLKNAIDTVDVTQIEAARSMGFSRLQTFFIVTLPQAVRVALPGYTSGFVSLVKSTAIVGYIAISDLSRVGDIIRARTFDAYFPLLMVAVIYLVITGICVRFFKWAIRKVNREVSP